One window from the genome of Rickettsiales bacterium encodes:
- a CDS encoding TonB-dependent receptor, which yields MKNNYFGIFATSILLLNASNSFASNNITLDTIIVKGSKNKKTLTSFTEEESKYQLSKIAGGASVVTKSELKNNRAANFRDVFAFTPGVFAQTRYGEESRLSIRGAGLSRTFHLRGIKLLQDGVPINLADGAADFQEFDPFSYSHIEVYRGANALKFGANTLGGAINYVTPTGYNADKLNSQAMLGSFYTRRLGVLSGDVIGDYDYFASASNFFSRGNRDNSRHNNTRVFSNIGYKFDENLSTRFYYTFANINQQIPGNLTKLQAEATPERANALALSGNQARDYFLHRLVNKTSFKKDNLEINGGVFTNQKDLYHPIFQVIDQQTNDYGAFADSNIDYKILGLNNETTFGTNILSGRTIAKRFVNLNGVSQARTDDGLQKAKNLDLFFENRLSVKEDLDFILGSQAIFAKRELGDFFVSDGVRSSDKFYRGFSPKIGFLYQLNQSVSLFTNYSAAYEPPTFGELTQSLPGVSGLANIEAQRSRTLEFGSRGNFQNINWDASWYYSKVRDELMTYATSPTTSAVLNADDTIHEGVELALSAVLADNFFRENDKISTRLNYLHNNFRFDNDRQWNNNFIPGIPSDFVMFEARYDTGCGYYIAPNVEYTIEGFPADYANTLYTDNYFVANLTAGYEIDKNIEIFADARNLLNKNYIATSGAITSPTSTNQAIFTTAEGRSIFFGVNYKLN from the coding sequence ATGAAAAATAATTATTTTGGCATTTTTGCCACTTCTATTTTGCTTCTAAATGCAAGTAATTCCTTCGCTTCTAACAATATTACGCTTGATACTATTATTGTTAAAGGCAGTAAAAATAAGAAAACCCTCACTTCATTTACTGAAGAAGAATCTAAATATCAATTAAGTAAAATCGCTGGTGGAGCCTCTGTGGTTACTAAGTCGGAACTTAAAAATAATCGAGCTGCAAATTTTAGAGATGTTTTTGCCTTTACCCCCGGTGTATTTGCACAGACTAGGTATGGTGAAGAATCTCGCCTTAGCATTAGGGGAGCTGGCCTTTCAAGAACTTTTCACTTGAGAGGAATAAAATTATTGCAAGATGGCGTGCCTATAAACCTTGCAGATGGTGCAGCAGATTTTCAAGAGTTTGATCCATTTTCATATTCTCACATTGAAGTTTATAGGGGTGCTAACGCATTAAAATTCGGTGCGAATACACTTGGTGGTGCGATAAATTATGTGACGCCAACTGGCTATAATGCTGATAAATTAAATTCTCAGGCAATGCTTGGAAGCTTTTATACTAGAAGGCTTGGGGTTTTATCAGGTGATGTGATTGGGGATTATGATTATTTTGCCTCTGCTTCAAATTTTTTCTCAAGGGGTAATAGAGATAATTCTCGCCATAATAACACAAGAGTTTTTTCAAATATTGGTTATAAATTTGATGAGAATTTATCAACTCGCTTTTATTATACTTTCGCAAATATAAATCAGCAAATCCCGGGTAATTTAACAAAATTGCAAGCTGAAGCAACTCCTGAAAGAGCTAATGCATTAGCACTTTCGGGCAATCAAGCAAGGGATTACTTTCTGCATAGATTAGTAAATAAAACTTCTTTTAAGAAAGATAATTTAGAGATTAATGGTGGCGTTTTTACTAATCAAAAAGATTTATATCACCCGATATTTCAAGTTATTGATCAGCAAACCAATGATTATGGAGCTTTTGCAGATAGCAATATTGATTATAAAATCTTAGGCCTTAATAATGAAACAACTTTTGGCACAAATATTTTAAGTGGCAGAACAATAGCAAAAAGATTTGTAAACCTAAATGGCGTTTCACAAGCAAGAACTGATGACGGCTTGCAAAAAGCTAAAAACCTAGATTTATTTTTTGAAAATAGGCTTTCAGTTAAGGAAGATTTAGATTTTATTTTAGGCTCGCAAGCAATTTTTGCCAAGAGAGAACTTGGCGATTTTTTTGTTTCTGATGGAGTTAGAAGCTCTGATAAATTCTACAGAGGTTTCAGCCCTAAAATTGGCTTTTTATATCAATTAAACCAGTCAGTTTCTTTATTTACAAACTACTCGGCTGCTTATGAGCCACCTACATTTGGTGAGTTAACTCAGAGTTTGCCCGGCGTTTCAGGCCTTGCGAATATTGAAGCTCAACGATCAAGAACTCTGGAGTTTGGCTCTCGTGGAAATTTTCAGAATATAAACTGGGACGCAAGCTGGTATTATAGCAAAGTGAGAGATGAACTAATGACTTACGCTACAAGCCCTACTACATCTGCGGTTCTAAATGCTGATGATACTATCCACGAAGGCGTTGAACTTGCTTTATCTGCAGTCCTTGCGGATAATTTTTTCAGGGAAAATGATAAAATATCTACAAGGTTAAATTATCTTCATAATAATTTTAGATTTGATAATGACAGGCAATGGAATAATAATTTTATACCCGGTATTCCTAGCGATTTTGTTATGTTTGAAGCAAGATATGATACTGGGTGTGGATATTATATTGCACCGAATGTGGAATATACTATTGAGGGCTTCCCTGCGGATTACGCTAATACATTATATACAGATAATTATTTCGTTGCGAACCTAAC